One region of Plasmodium vivax chromosome 7, whole genome shotgun sequence genomic DNA includes:
- a CDS encoding hypothetical protein (encoded by transcript PVX_086885A): MNYIEWPNYVCNNPRKNPSEWDSDDKKICEDFIRLFIFMSQDRHTKTVLDINDYKFLNFWLNKKLREKGKEDKFISNFFTYLNNNKDIFDGDNKLKGKLQDISSGEWEKMDLLYNLHHNYSKIRNEIFNTEKEKKCKNYAKNCVEKMEKAIKEYGESPDTEFYDALREFSHLYTYDQYNSVSCRNVNLPQLPKLKPLTINSENSEQDGKGPKKTVKEVKKEVVIKCDEESNTFDIVNFRNTDNYVCYNILLKFFFIITPLKEKKYT; the protein is encoded by the coding sequence atgaattatatagaaTGGCCTAATTACGTATGCAATAATCCTAGAAAAAACCCTAGCGAATGGGATAgcgatgataaaaaaatttgtgaagATTTTATAagattatttatttttatgtctCAAGATAGACACACAAAGACAGTTTTGGatataaatgattataaatttttaaacttctggttaaataaaaaattacgagagaaaggaaaggaagataaatttataagtaattttttcacttacTTGAACAATAATAAAGATATTTTTGATGGTGATAACAAATTGAAAGGTAAGCTACAAGATATTTCTTCAGgtgaatgggaaaaaatggatctCCTATATAATTTGCATCATAATTATAGTAAAATTAGAaacgaaatttttaatacagagaaagagaaaaaatgcaagaattatgcaaaaaattgcgttgagaaaatggaaaaagcaaTAAAAGAATATGGCGAAAGTCCTGATACAGAATTTTACGACGCATTAAGAGAATTTAGTCATTTATACACATATGATCAATATAATTCTGTATCATGTAGAAATGTAAATTTACCGCAACTACCAAAACTCAAGCCATTAACAATAAACTCAGAGAATTCTGAACAGGATGGAAAAGGGCCTAAAAAGACTGTAAAGGaggttaaaaaggaagtagTTATAAAATGTGACGAAGAGAGTAACACATTTGATATTGTAAATTTCCGAAATACGGATAATTATGTATGttacaatatattattaaaattcttttttataattacccctttgaaggaaaaaaaatatacgtaa
- a CDS encoding variable surface protein Vir8-like (encoded by transcript PVX_086890A), protein MDRELSEDDVNKYKAYYHDINKDLRDFNVNRPVFYGKFLRNLMELKNSGNEGAIRNKCRKLNNWLYVIRKKRGYTFDEMRSVLNLTKYFDKDIYKTYKCGFEWLLHEKEFENIIKLYNFNEHIHNIKEKISNITEEKYAAFCQYVHGCIATYNKFNKSYCNNKDNKENSTLCKELELFEQNYDEHVVKLGAIIGRFPRLKETEKSHKIKCTPPNQRANRGTKYARFNAVGDTSQSASDQNNIGRLGSGNSGAKTKVRVLEKMNRNVSLHFM, encoded by the coding sequence ATGGACAGAGAATTAAGCGAGGATGatgttaataaatataaagcgTATTACCATGATATTAACAAGGATTTACGTGATTTTAATGTTAACCGTCCTGTGTTTTATGGGAAATTTTTAAGGAATTTaatggaattaaaaaattctggTAATGAAGGTGCTATTAGGAATAAATGtagaaaattaaataacTGGTTATAtgttataagaaaaaaacgaggCTATACTTTTGACGAAATGAGAAGTGTGTTAAATTTAAcgaaatattttgataaagaTATTTATAAGACATATAAATGTGGTTTTGAGTGGTTATTGCACGAAAAAGAATTTGAGAATATAATcaaattatacaattttaatgaacatattcataatattaaagaaaaaattagcaaCATAACTGAAGAGAAATATGCTGCTTTTTGCCAGTACGTACATGGGTGTATTGcaacatataataaatttaataagagttattgtaataataaagataataaagaaaatagtACTCTGTGTAAAGAATTAGAACTgtttgaacaaaattatgatgaGCATGTGGTAAAATTGGGTGCAATAATAGGAAGATTTCCTCGTTTGAAAGAAACCGAAAAAAGTcacaaaattaaatgtaCACCACCGAATCAAAGGGCTAATCGTGGAACTAAATATGCAAGGTTTAATGCTGTTGGAGATACATCTCAGAGTGCATCTGATCAGAATAATATTGGCCGTTTGGGTTCAGGTAACAGTGGAGCTAAAACAAAAGTAAGAGTtcttgaaaaaatgaatagaaATGTAtctcttcattttatgtaa
- a CDS encoding hypothetical protein, conserved (encoded by transcript PVX_086895A), producing the protein MGADVPGEPVEPEYKIFYDLKTYNDSEKEADKVNDPDKIISACEKIQSTEGWNEEIKKVCEKLMKYFLFWYKDKTDNTDINNIQIGNYIEYFNYLLNGKLGAITISESDRPKAYEHFKNIIADETKLNNLKVKIYDIKKEYYEKMKIMYELYENFYKIKSIGDNGADEHNKCSDYVNNCVGEYSKFKDICYVQEDKDQVEYKKLCSALRDFYDLYKINRYYQKSCKGVKLPKLPEFKKPKDATEEKRFEKFTKCSEKTFNYAVDDIEKRYEKDILKKLNEYKFYENFNNKNYSSEDNEYCSEIKPSIDKECKIYTLCAKIETNFKKLHSMDLTKGNKERCLYFTYWLYDQISKTFSNNSNYIVDIRDVSNLFGVIYKINRKFEENKKCYVDYRINTKVGELKEMKHMHDYFMVFKSLKKHSPCKKEYKQTCCDYVQDINRLYKKYIGNCCTCYFRSNECHNNCDDYFNCHQDYNPYKLYEEFECEKLGDNEKGFEKLGTPTAIDYYFIHLRSLRPQCNSIFCDLFYVAVLSAFSVLGLFLVFFIFYKVGEISH; encoded by the exons atgggAGCGGACGTACCGGGAGAACCTGTTGAACCAGAG tataaaatattttatgatttaaAAACATACAATGACagtgaaaaagaagcagatAAAGTAAACGATCcagataaaattatttctgcGTGTGAAAAAATTCAATCTACAGAAGGATGGAatgaggaaattaaaaaggtttgtgaaaaattaatgaaatattttttattctggTATAAAGATAAAACTGATAATACtgatattaataatattcaaATTGGTAATTATATTGAATATTTTAACTATTTGCTTAATGGTAAATTAGGGGCGATCACAATATCTGAATCGGATAGACCTAAGGCATATGaacatttcaaaaatattatagcTGATGAGACTAAATTGAATAATTTAAAggttaaaatatatgatattaaGAAagaatattatgaaaaaatgaaaataatgtatgaattgtatgaaaatttttataaaattaagagTATAGGAGATAATGGAGCGGATGAGCACAATAAATGTTCAGATTACGTTAACAATTGTGTTGGCGAATATAGCAAGTTTAAAGATATATGTTATGTACAAGAAGATAAAGATCAAgtagaatataaaaaattatgtagtGCATTAAGAGATTTctatgatttatataaaattaatagatACTATCAGAAATCATGTAAGGGTGtaaaattaccaaaattgccagaatttaaaaaacctAAAGATGCAactgaagaaaaaaggtttgagaaatttacaaaatgtagtgaaaaaacatttaattatGCAGTTGATGATATTGAAAAAAGATATGAAAAA gatattttaaaaaaattaaatgaatataagttctacgaaaattttaataataaaaattattcgtCTGAAGATAATGAATATTGCTCGGAAATAAAACCATCAATAGATAAGGAATGTAAAATTTACACACTTTGCGCTAAGAtagaaacaaattttaaaaagttacatAGTATGGACCTTACTAAAGGTAATAAGGAACGCTGTTTATATTTCACTTATTGGTTATACGACCAAATCAGTAAAACGTTTAGTAATAATTCTAATTACATTGTTGACATACGTGATGTTAGTAACCTTTTTGGTgtaatatacaaaattaatcgaaaatttgaagaaaacaaaaagtgcTACGTGGATTATAGGATTAATACAAAAGTGGgtgaattaaaagaaatgaagcATATGCATGACTATTTTATGGTTTTTAAAAGCCTTAAAAAGCATTCACcttgtaaaaaagaatataaacaAACATGTTGTGATTATGTTCAAGATATTAACAGACTATATAAAAAGTACATAGGTAATTGTTGCACTTGTTATTTTCGTTCTAACGAATGCCATAACAACTGTgatgattattttaattgtCATCAGGATTATAATCCGTACAAACTTTATGAAGAATTTGAATGTGAAAAATTAGGGGATAACGAAAAAGGATTCGAAAAATTAGGAACACCTACAGCCattgattattattttatacatttaagATCATTGAGACCCCAATGTAATTCAATATTTTGTGACCTCTTCTATGTGGCCGTTTTATCTGCCTTTTCTGTACTTGGGTTATTTTTAgtgttctttattttttacaaggTAGGCGAAATTTCGCATTAG